A segment of the Fusobacterium simiae genome:
CTTGTATTTTACTGGTATTTTTAGGCTTTTTTACAGAGAAGAAGACTGCTTTTGCTAGGATTATAGCTGTTGCCGTTTTAGGAATAAAAATAGCAGAGTTATTATTCAGACACTATTATTATGGAGAAACAGTGGTTCAACTTTTACCATTACATCTATGTCCAATAGTAATAATACTTTCCATTTTTATGATGTTTTTTCATAGTGAAGTCTTATTTCAGCCTGTTTATTTTTGGTCAATAGGAGCATTTTTTGCAATACTTATGCCAGATATAAGAGATGGAATGAGTAATTTTGCTTCTCAAAGTTTTTTTATAACACATTTTTTTATTTTATTTAGTGCAGTTTATGCTTTTGTGCATTTTAGATTTAGACCAACGAAATCTGGTCTTATTTGGTCATTTTTATTATTAGCAACACTTGCATTTATAATGTACTTTGTAAATAATAGATTAGGAACAAATTTCCTATATGTTAATCATCCACCAGTAACAAAGAGTTTAATGGATTTTATGGGACCATGGCCATATTACATATTCTCACTTGCAGGAATAGATATAGCAATTTCTTTCTTTATGTACTTACCATTTAGAAAGAGCAAAAAAGCAAAGTATGCAAGTTGGAGAAGATATTAAATTTATAAGGGGCAGTTCATACACAACTACCCCTTTATTTTAAATTCAATAATATAGCTTTTCAAAAAGCTGGATTATAAGTTCTACTGTTATTTTTATTATTTTGATGAATTTTTAATAAAATCTGACATATTTTTTTCTGTGTCATCTTCTATTGGGTCTTCATAAAGATCCATATCATTTTCTACTGTGTCGTCCTCAATATAAGTTTCCCAATAATATGGATTTTCTTCTTCTGAATCATACTCATCCATATCAAAATCTTCATCTTCTTCTATATCATCATTATAAGAAAGTAAGTTTTCTCCGTTTCTTATTAAATATGGTTCATATTCTTTTTTCTCTTGACTAAATACAGAAATTGATAAAATTAATACTAAAAAAATAATAATTTTTTTCATAAATATCCCTCCTAAAAATAAAATCTTTAAGTCTTAAATTTTAAAATATTACTTAATAATAAAATGATTTTTACTAGGACTTAATTTTATAACTAAATCTTTTGAAAAAATATGAATTTTTTCTCCAATTGTAAAATCATAATTTTTAATTTCTCTTATATCATCATAATTAAAGCCAAAAATATAAGAATTTCCTAAATCATCTTCTTCTATTTCGATTTTTCCTTCTCCTTCTATCAAAATTATATCATAGATTCCTATTTTAAAATCTTCTTCACAAGTGTAAACTCCCTTTCTTAAAATTATTTCTTCTCCAATTTCTTTTCTAACAACATTTTGAGTTAAATTAGCATTTTTAGAAAAAAATTCTAAGACTAAACATTTTTCAATAGTTATTTTATCTCCTACTTTTAAAACAAGATTAGAGAATTCAGTAGCAGTTTCACTATCTTCATCACTATCATCAATTTCATCTTCTGCTTCCATATATTCATTTATACCCATTTTTTCATTAGAACTATATACATCACCATAACCATTTTTAGCTATAAGTTTATATTTTCCCTCTGGGATATCCATACCAGCAATATATGTCCCAGTTGAAAGAGTGAAGTGAACTTCTCCATATTTTTTTTAATTATCATCAATCATATTAAATACCTCTCAAATAAAAAATTTAACCATATTTTAATCATATATATAGTTACTTTTGCTAGGAGTTAATTTAACATAAAGACTACCTGAAACTTCTAATTTATCTCCATTTATAATAGAACAATTTTTAAATTTTTTTAATTGATTATCATCTTCTCCAAAAAATTTTCTAAATTTTATATAACTTATATTTTTTTTATTTCTTACAGTAACATAACCATAATTTTCAATAAGTTCAATATCATAGGTTCCTACCTTAAAATCTGTACCACAAATATAATTTCCAGCTACTAAATTTATTTCTTGTCCTGCAACTTTCCTTTGAGCTATACTTGCATTAACTTTTTCAGAGTAAAATTCTAATATTAGTTCACCATCAATTGTTAAAGTATCACCATTTTCTAATATAAGATTATTAAATACAGAAGCAATATTTTTATATCCTACTCCTAAAGTTTGGTTAATTTCATTTTTAACATTATTAGAAGTTGTAACATCTCCATAATTTTGTTTTGCAGTTAATTTATATTTCCCCTCTGGGAAATCAACACCAACAGTATAAATTCCAGCAGTTAAATAAAAACATGTCTTGACATATTTAGGTTTTTGTTTTTTTATAGTTCTCTTTATTATATTTTTATCTTCTGTATAACCTCCATAAAATATAATACTGAATATAATAATCAATGCAGAAATAAATGCTAACTGAGCACTCAACATAAAATCCTATAACTTCCTAACATTATTTAATATAATTATTTTGACTAGGAACTAAATTTATAACAAGTCCCCCAGAAATTCCCAGGTAATGATTAGTTTTAAAAAGATAATTTTTAATTTCTTTCAGTCCGTAATCTTCACTGCCAAAATATTCATTATTATCATCAAAAGAAACAACCCCACTATTTTTAATTCTTTTTATATCATAAACACCTGATTTAAAATCTTCTCCACAAATATAATTACCTGCTTTTAAAGTTATTTCTTTTCCAATAGGTCTTCTAGTAATATTTTGCAAAAGATTAGCTTTTTTAGAAGAAAGTTCTGCAATTAAAGAATCAGTTATAATTAAAATATCTCCAATAATTAGTCTTTTATGAATTTTAGGACTATCTTTATCCTCAGCATTTAAATTTTCATCAAAGGTGTCGTATTTATTATAGATATTTCCATAATTTTTTTTAGCAACTATTCTGTATCTGCCCTCTGGAATATCCATGCCAACAGTATATCTACCAGTAGTGAGAGTAAAACAAACTTTTCCGTATTCAACTTTTTTATTTTTAATATAAAGTTTATCATCAATATCTTTTTTGTCAGGAATAAGTGAATATGGACAAATATTTAACTTTAATTCTTTTTTTATTTTTTCAAGGCTAATATTAATTTCACATAAAAGAATTTCAAAATTTTTCATTTTTTCTTCAATTTCTTTTTTTCTATAAGAAGAATTAGAATAAACATTAGCATATAAACGAGCTAATGAAATATTATTTAATATTGATAACCAAAAAACGTATCTATCTAAATAAGATAAATTATTATTTTTAAATTCCATAAAAACCCCTCCCCCCCCTTGTCTATTTATATTTTTATTGTACTACAATTATATTTTTTATCAAGAGAAAAATTAAAAAATTAATAGATTTTTAGTTTAATATTAAACAAAAACTAAAAAATATGATAGAATATTAGTAAAATAAAAATTATTAGGGGGAAATTATGGAGAGTTTGGCTATTAAAGATATTTTACAAAAAGATATTGAAAGAAAAATAAATGGGGTTGTAAAAGCAGATAGTAATGAAAAAGATACAATAATTACAGAATTAAATGAATATGTTGTTACAGAAGAAATTAGAGAGAGAATGACAAAATTTTTTGATAAATATGTAGAATCAATTAATTTTCCAACTGAAGATATGGGAGTATGGATCTCAGGTTTCTTTGGTTCAGGGAAATCACATTTTTTAAAAATGATAGGACATATTTTAGAAAACAATGTCTATGATGGAAAAAAGGTTGTAGATTATTTCAAAGAAAAAATAGATGATGCTATTTTGATGGGAAATATTGAAAAAGCCTCAGAAATACCAACTGATGTAATTTTATTCAATATAGATAATGTAAGTGATCAAGATACATATCAAAATAAAGATAGTATAGCACTTGCATTTTTAAAAAAATTCAATGAGTATCTTGGTTTTACAAGAGATGATATAGAAATAGCAGAGTTTGAAAGAAAACTTTGGGAAGATGGAAAACTAAATGAATTTAAAAAAGTTTTTGAAGAAGAATCTGGTAAAACTTGGAAAGATGCAAACAGAAATTTAGATTTTCATTCAGATGATTTTCTTGATGTAGTTGAAAAATTAGGAATTATGAGTAGAGAAAGTGCTGAAAGATGGCTTGAAAGGGACACAGTTAGATCTATCAGTGCTGAAAGTTTTAGAGATATATTGGAAAATTATTTAAAATTAAAAGATTCTAAGCATAGAATAGTTTTTTTAGTTGATGAAATAGGGCAATATATAGGGGATAATTCTAAACTTATGTTGAATTTACAAACTTTAGTTGAAACATTGGGAGTAAAATTTAAGGGCAGAGTTTGGGTTGGAGTTACTTCTCAACAAGATTTAGGTTCTATACTAAATAATAGTGAACATAGAAAAAATGATTTTTCTAAGATACAAGATAGATTTAAAACTATTTTACCTTTATCAAGTGGAAATATTGATGAGGTTATTAAAAAAAGACTTCTTGTTAAGAAAAAAATTGAATCTGAAGATTTAGAAAAAATGTTTGATAAAAAGAGAATTGAAATTGAAAATTTAATACATTTTGAAAAAACAATGACACTTCCTTTATATGGTGATAAAAAAGATTTTTCAGAAACTTATCCTTTTGTAACTTATCAATTTAATCTATTACAAAAAGTTTTTGAAAAAGTTAGGAATATGGGACATTCAGGGCAACATATGTCAAGAGGAGAAAGATCACTATTAAGTTCATTTCAAGAAGCTGGAATAAAAGTAAAAGATAAAAATATAGGAATTTTAGTGCCTTTTAATTATTTCTATAAATCAATAGAACAATTTTTAGAAGATAATGTAAGAAGACCTTTTATACACGCAAGAAATGAAAAGGGGATAGATGATTTTGGTTTAGAAGTATTAAAACTTTTATTTTTATTAAAAGGAATAGATGGAATAGACCCTAATATAAATAATTTAACAAGTTTTATGGTAGACTCTATGGATTGTGATAGAGTAGAGCTTGAAAAAAGAATAAAAAAGGCATTAATAAAATTAGAACAAGAAGTTTTGATTCAAAAAGATGGAGAAAATTACTATTTTTTAACAAATGAAGAACAAGATATAAATAGAGAAATTGAAAGAGAAGATATAGATTTAAAGAAAATAGATGAAAAAATAGATTCATATATTTTTAAGGAAATATTTATAAAGAATAGTATTTTAATAGATGAAACAGGTAATAAATACAGTTTTAGTAGATATATTGATGAAACTCCTTTCGGAAAAATAGGAGAAGACTTAGCAATAACTATATTTACTGAAAGAGCAGATAACTATGATAATGTAGTAATGATAAGCACAAGAAAAGAAAGTGATTTAGTTTTAAGATTTCCAAATGATGATGAAACTTATAGAAATGAAATTAAGTTATTTTTAAAGGTTGAATCGTATATTCGTAATAAACAAAAAGATAATGAAAGAGAATCAATTATTAGAATATTGGAAATAAAACAAAGAGAAAATAAAACAAGAGATAGAAGAATAAAAGCTGAATTAGAAAGAATGATAGCAGAATCAGAAGTATATATTTATGGACAAAAATTAGATATAAGAACAAAAGATGCTACAAAAAAGATAGAAGAAAGTTTAAAAGCCTTAGCTAATCATAGATTTAACAAAGCAAAACTTGTTAAAAAACCTTATGATGAAGCTGAAATAAGAAATAAATTAGCCTATGTTTATGATACACAAGAGAATGGAGCATTATTTGCTATTGAAAAAGATATTGAGAATGATATTAACTCTGAAGCATTAAAAGAAGTGTTAGAAAGAATAAATCTTCTTGAAAAAAGAGGAGATACTCCAATAACATTAAAAAATATAAGTGAATATTATTTAAAAGCTCCTTATGGTTGGGGACAATTTACAATTAATGGCTTGATTGGAGAATTGTGGAAGTATAAAAGAATAGATTTACAAGAATCAAAAGTCCTTGTTACAGATGAAAGTGTTGCAATAGCTTTGCTTACTAAATTACAAAGTAAAAATCTTGAAAAGATAGTAATATCCTTAAAAGAAGAAATAGATCCTGAACTTATAAAAAAGGTAAATAACCTATTAAAAGAAATAAAAACTTTAAAAGATGATACAGGTGAAGTAAGTGTAGATTCACCTAAAGAAAATTTAATAGAGATTTTAAATAGAAAAATAAGAATAGCAAAAATGTATAAAAAAGATTGTGAAGATGAAAATTATCCAGGGAAAAAAGAACTGTCTGATTGGATGAATTTATTGGAAGAGGCTATTTTACCTAATGATAGTGCTGAAAAAAATCTTAAAAATTTCTTAAATATGGAAGATGAATTACTTAAAGAATACGATAAAGTTGATAGAGTATTTGATTTCTTTGCAAGTTCTAAAAAAGAAAGATATGATAAAGTTATTGAAAAATTAAATAAGATTGAAGAATATAAGGATTATATTGGCAATTTAAAGGAAACAGATGCTTATAAGACTATTCAAGAAATTAGAGTAGACAAGAATATCTATGATAGAATAAGAGAATTTGATGATTTAATAGGTATATTAGATAGTGAAAAAAATAAACTTATTGAAATAGAAAAAAATTCTCTAAGAGAAAAAATAGAAAAATATAAGAAAGAATTTTCTGAAAAATTAAAAGATAATCAAGATGTTGTTAGAAAATTAGAGGAAAGATTAGAAGAATTTTTAAATAAAGAAGTAGAAAATAACAATAGTTCAAATGATATGGCAATATTTATGAAATCTAAAAAATTAGAAAATATTGTTTCTAATATTGAAGAAGATTATAAAAATTCTGTGAAAAAAGAAATTGATAAATTAGAAAAATATCTTTATGAAGTTGCAGAGGATAAGAGTGATATTGATGAGCTTAGAAAAAATATTAAATCTACATACAGTAATTATAAAGATGAAATAGCTAAAAGCGATCTTAAAAATGTCGCTATAACTATTGCAAAAGCTATAAAAGATAAAGATGATTTCAATGCAGAAATTAATGGTAAAGCTAAGAAAAAAGAAAGAATTAAATTAAGAAAAATTAGTATAAATTCTAAATCTAATATAGAAAGTGAAGAAGAAGTGAGAGAATATATTTCAAATATTGAAAAAGAAGTTGAGAGATTAAAAAATGAAATGCTTGAAGCTATAAAGAATAATAAAATTGTTGATATTGGGTAATTAAATGAATTGAGGTTCTTTGGAGCCTCAATTTTAATAAACTTTAAGTTGCAAAAGATAATGAAATAAATTATAATAAAATAAAAAGTATTGAAATATAAAGAAAATTTAAGTTGCAGTAAGTTGCAATAAAGAATAAGATTGAGGTTCTATTGGAGCCTCAATTTTTATATCCGTATTTTTTTTACGGATAAATTTGCAAATAATATATAAATAATATATAATAATAAAAAATGACC
Coding sequences within it:
- a CDS encoding YwaF family protein, producing the protein MEDKFVLFSSQHFITMAIGFASCILLVFLGFFTEKKTAFARIIAVAVLGIKIAELLFRHYYYGETVVQLLPLHLCPIVIILSIFMMFFHSEVLFQPVYFWSIGAFFAILMPDIRDGMSNFASQSFFITHFFILFSAVYAFVHFRFRPTKSGLIWSFLLLATLAFIMYFVNNRLGTNFLYVNHPPVTKSLMDFMGPWPYYIFSLAGIDIAISFFMYLPFRKSKKAKYASWRRY
- the brxC gene encoding BREX system P-loop protein BrxC, producing the protein MESLAIKDILQKDIERKINGVVKADSNEKDTIITELNEYVVTEEIRERMTKFFDKYVESINFPTEDMGVWISGFFGSGKSHFLKMIGHILENNVYDGKKVVDYFKEKIDDAILMGNIEKASEIPTDVILFNIDNVSDQDTYQNKDSIALAFLKKFNEYLGFTRDDIEIAEFERKLWEDGKLNEFKKVFEEESGKTWKDANRNLDFHSDDFLDVVEKLGIMSRESAERWLERDTVRSISAESFRDILENYLKLKDSKHRIVFLVDEIGQYIGDNSKLMLNLQTLVETLGVKFKGRVWVGVTSQQDLGSILNNSEHRKNDFSKIQDRFKTILPLSSGNIDEVIKKRLLVKKKIESEDLEKMFDKKRIEIENLIHFEKTMTLPLYGDKKDFSETYPFVTYQFNLLQKVFEKVRNMGHSGQHMSRGERSLLSSFQEAGIKVKDKNIGILVPFNYFYKSIEQFLEDNVRRPFIHARNEKGIDDFGLEVLKLLFLLKGIDGIDPNINNLTSFMVDSMDCDRVELEKRIKKALIKLEQEVLIQKDGENYYFLTNEEQDINREIEREDIDLKKIDEKIDSYIFKEIFIKNSILIDETGNKYSFSRYIDETPFGKIGEDLAITIFTERADNYDNVVMISTRKESDLVLRFPNDDETYRNEIKLFLKVESYIRNKQKDNERESIIRILEIKQRENKTRDRRIKAELERMIAESEVYIYGQKLDIRTKDATKKIEESLKALANHRFNKAKLVKKPYDEAEIRNKLAYVYDTQENGALFAIEKDIENDINSEALKEVLERINLLEKRGDTPITLKNISEYYLKAPYGWGQFTINGLIGELWKYKRIDLQESKVLVTDESVAIALLTKLQSKNLEKIVISLKEEIDPELIKKVNNLLKEIKTLKDDTGEVSVDSPKENLIEILNRKIRIAKMYKKDCEDENYPGKKELSDWMNLLEEAILPNDSAEKNLKNFLNMEDELLKEYDKVDRVFDFFASSKKERYDKVIEKLNKIEEYKDYIGNLKETDAYKTIQEIRVDKNIYDRIREFDDLIGILDSEKNKLIEIEKNSLREKIEKYKKEFSEKLKDNQDVVRKLEERLEEFLNKEVENNNSSNDMAIFMKSKKLENIVSNIEEDYKNSVKKEIDKLEKYLYEVAEDKSDIDELRKNIKSTYSNYKDEIAKSDLKNVAITIAKAIKDKDDFNAEINGKAKKKERIKLRKISINSKSNIESEEEVREYISNIEKEVERLKNEMLEAIKNNKIVDIG